Below is a window of Cytobacillus firmus DNA.
TATATCAGTTTGATGGGGGCAACAGGGTCTATTGGAATACAGACCCTCGACATTATTAAGGAGCACCCCGAGGATTTTAAGCTGGCAGCCATGTCTGCCGGCAGGAATATAGATCTTGCCAGGAAGATTATATCTGACTTTCAGCCAGAACTTGTCTCACTATCAGAAAAAAGTTCCGCAGATATTCTTAAATCGGAGTTTCCCGGCATAACATTTACATATGGACATGAAGGTTTGATAGAAGTTGCCGTTTACAAAAAATCAGAAATACTGGTTAATGCAGTATTAGGCAGTGTAGGCCTTAATCCTACCCTGCAGGCGATTGAGGAAAAGAAGACAATCGCCATCGCGAATAAGGAAACCCTTGTAACTGCCGGCCATCTGGTCATGGAAGCAGCAAAGCGGAATGGTGTACCCCTCCTTCCTGTAGACAGTGAACACTCTGCTATTTTTCAATCTCTGCAGGGGGAAAAAGAAAAAAATATTGAAAGGCTTATTTTAACAGCTTCTGGAGGCAGCTTCAGGGACCGCTCCCGCAAGGAACTGGAAAATGTGACTGTCCAAGAAGCGCTTAATCATCCAAATTGGTCAATGGGAGCAAAAATAACTATTGATTCTGCCACTATGATGAATAAGGGACTTGAAGTTATTGAAGCACATTGGCTTTTCTCCATGGACTACAATAAAATAGATGTTCTTCTTCATAAAGAAAGCATTATCCATTCTATGGTGGAATATCATGACAGCAGTGTAATCGCACAGCTTGGCACACCGGATATGAGAGTACCTATACAGTATGCTTTAACATATCCTGACAGGCTCCCGCTGCAAACAGCAAAACGGCTGAATCTTGCTGAAATCGGCAAGCTCCATTTTGCAGAAATGGACTTTAATCGTTTTCGCTGTCTGAAATTTGCCTATGAAGCCGGAAAAGCTGGCGGATCAATGCCAGCCGTATTGAATGCTGCGAATGAAGCTGCTGTTGCTGCATTCCTGGATGGAAAGATTACCTTCCTGCAAATAGAAGATTTCATCGAAAGAGCACTGGGCAGCCATGACATCATCTCAAATCCAAATCTGACTGAAATTCAGGAAACCGATTTGGAAACGAGGAGATTTGTAAGCTCGCTTCTATAAGCTTGTGTTCAAGTGCTAAAAGTGCGTAACAGTTGATAAATTAATGCACTTACCAGCAGCAGTTGAACAACCTCTAAAAAAAGGTGGTTAAAACTTGAGTACAGTAATAGCCTTTATTGTTATTTTCGGGGCATTGGTATTTTTTCATGAACTCGGACATTTAATATTCGCAAAAAGAGCAGGAATACTCTGCCGGGAATTTGCCATTGGATTCGGGCCCAAGGTATTTTCCTTTAAAAAAGATGAAACAGTATATACGATTCGTCTTCTGCCCATTGGCGGGTTTGTCCGCATGGCCGGTGAAGATCCTGAAATGGTGGAAATCAAACCAGGCTACCGCATTGGCTTGATCCTTGATAAAAACGAGGAAGTAAGCAAAATTATATTGAACAACAAAGATAAGTATCCTGATGCAAGAATCGTTGAAGTTGAAGATGCTGATATTGAGCATACCCTTGTAATAAAAGGATATGTTGAGGGAGAAGAGGATGAGTCCATCCAAATTTTCAAAGTCAGCCGTTCAGCCGTACTGGTTGAGGATGGGACCGAAACGCTCATTGCTCCGTATGATCGTCAATTTGCATCAAAGACCTTGGGTCAGAGAACAATGGCGATTTTCGCGGGCCCAATGATGAATTTTGTTCTGGCTTTTATCGTTTTTGTTCTAATAGCCTTATTGCAGGGCATTCCAACAAATGAACCTGCCCTTGGCAAGCTGACTCCTGATGGTGCAGCTTATGAAGCTGGGCTAAAGGAAGGCGATATGGTTCAAAGTGTGGATGGAGCCGAAATTTCAAGCTGGTCAGATGTAGTGGAAATCATTAGAAAGAACCCAAGTGAAGAACTTGAATTTTTAGTGGAAAGAAACGGCCAGGAACATACTATATTGGTTACACCAAAGGTTCAGAATGTAGAAGGCGAAAAAATTGGAATTATTGGTGTTTATAGCCCGATGGAAAAATCTCCATTAAAGGCTATTACCTACGGAGCCAAGGAAACTTATTTCTGGACAAAAGAAATTTTTGTTATGCTGGGCAAGCTTGTCACTGGTCAGTTTTCAATTGATGCATTATCAGGCCCGGTAGGCATTTATGTTTCGACAGATACTGTAGCCAAATCCGGCATCTACTACCTGATGAAATGGGCAGGAATTCTAAGCATAAATCTGGGAATTATGAACTTGCTTCCAATACCTGCTCTTGATGGCGGCAGATTAATGTTTTTTGCAGTTGAGGCTGTACGAGGGAAGCCGATTGACCGCCACAAAGAGGGAATGGTCCATTTTATAGGATTTGCCCTTTTAATGCTATTAATGCTGGTGGTTACTTGGAACGATATTCAGAGATTTTTCCTGTAAAAAGCTAGTGCAACGCAACATTCCTGCATAAAAAATATGTGCAATATCCTTTAATTAGACGAAAAAACGGGTTCCAAAATGGAATCCGTTTTTTTCAATCACTATCTGATACGATATGTTATAATTAAGTCCGTCTGTTTTTTTAAAAGGCTGTTTGCGCAGATGCTGCTTTTTTTATATTATTTTTCTGAGTTAATTGGAGCGGAAGGTGCGAGATCCTCTAAAATGCTATCGCATTTTCTTCGTGCGGTGTTTTTTCGGGGAAGGTTATTCAACGTCCTGCGGGAGTAGCGGGACAGGTGAGACCCCGCAGGCGCGGAGCGTCGAGGAGGCTCACCGCCCGCCCCGCGGAAAGCGAGCAGCCTGGAGCGGAAATCAACGGACAACATTGAAAGAGAAAAACAACAATTTATACGGAAAAAGCCTTTTATAATTACTTAAAAAAAATTCAACTTAAAATAGAAACCAAGATTATTGGATGGGAGAGAGAAAGATGAGCGAACCTTCTAGATTTCAGCTCTTGCTCCAGCAGATGCAGCTAACTGAAGATGCCTTTGTGCAGCACTTTCATGATGCCCAAATCGAAAGGGTCATAGTCGAAAGACAGTCACGGAAATGGCATTTTTATTTTGCCTTTCCAAAGATATTGCCTTGCAGTGTATACAGCCGTTTTACAGATCAGCTGGAAAAAACATTTTCCCATATCGCAGAAATTTCATATAGCATCTCCGTCAGAAATCAGGATTTTACTGAACAGCTTGTACTTGAATACTGGCATAACTGCATTAAAGAAATGGATGGCATGGCGCCGCCGCTATTAAAGCTTCTGAATGAGCAGGTTCCTTCTGTACAGGGCAACAAACTTATCATTAAAGTCCGTAATGAATTGGAAGGATTGTCTATCAAGAAAAAGTATGCCGGCACTATTTCAGATGTGTTTCAAGTTTTTGGCTTTCCGGCCTTAACAGTTGATACAGAGATTTCTGCAGATGGTTCCAATGAAGAATATGAAAAATTCATGGAAGCCAAACGCAAAGAAGACCAGGAGCGTGGTATCCAGGCAGCAATCGAGATGCAGAAGAAAGAAGCGGAAGCTGAATCTGCAGATCACACAGCACCCAAGGGGCCTCTTACGATTGGTCTTACCATTAAAGATGATGCAGATTACCGCAAATTGATTGATATAGTAGATGAAGAACGCCGGGTAGCCATTGAAGGCTACGTGTTTGCTGCTGAGACAAGAGAGCTCCGCAGCGGCCGGACACTCTTAACTTTTAAAATTACGGATTATACCAGTTCCATTCTAGTAAAAATGTTTTCCCGGGATAAAGAGGATGCCGCTTTATACCAGCATATTCAAAAAGGGATGTGGCTAAAGGTCCGCGGAAGCATTCAAAATGATACATTTGTCCGTGATCTGGTAATGATCGGGAACGATATCAATGAGATTAAACCTATTCAAAGGCAGGATACATCGCCTGCTGAAGAAAAAAGGGTTGAACTTCATCTTCATACACCGATGAGCCAAATGGATGCTGTTTCATCTGTCAGTGCACTGGTTTCCCAGGCGAAGAAATGGGGCCATAAAGCAGTAGCCATTACAGACCATGCTGTTGCTCAGTCATTCCCTGAAGCCTATGGTGCCGGGAAAAAGAATGATATTAAGATCCTGTATGGAATTGAAGCAAATCTTGTGGATGATGGTGTGCCGATTGCTTATAACGATGCTCATCGCAAGCTTACTGAAGATACGTATGTTGTATTTGATGTTGAGACAACAGGTCTATCAGCTGTTTATGATACGATTATTGAACTTGCTGCAGTTAAGATTCATGATGGTGAAATCATTGATCGGTTTGAATCCTTTGCAAACCCTCATCACCCTTTATCCGCAACAACCATTAATTTGACTGGAATAACAGATGATCTTGTGGAGAATGCACCGGAAGTGGAAGAAGTCCTGAAGAAGTTCCATGAATGGACAGGAGATGCTGTTTTAGTAGCACATAATGCTTCATTCGACATGGGGTTCCTGAATGTCGGCTATAAAAAAATCGGTATTGGCAAGGCGCCAAATCCTGTAATAGATACTCTTGAACTTGCACGCTTTTTATATCCCGACATGAAAAATCATCGACTGAATACCCTTGCCAAAAAATTCGATGTTGAACTCACCCAGCATCACCGTGCTATCTATGATGCGGAGGCAACAGGCTATCTGCTACTTAAGATGTTAAAGGGTGCAGAAGAAAAAGGAATCGAATATCATGATCAATTCAATGATAATATGGGGCAGGGAAATGCTTATCAGCGTGCAAGGCCGGCCCATTGCACCCTGCTTGCACAAACAGAAACAGGTCTGAAGAACATCTTTAAACTCGTATCGATCTCGCATATGGAATACTTTTACAGAGTGCCTCGCATTCCCAGGTCAGTCCTTCAAAAGCATCGTGAGGGAATACTGGTTGGTTCCGGATGCGATAAAGGGGAAGTTTTTGAAGGCATGATGCAGAAATCCCCTGATGAAGTCGAAGATACAGCACAATTCTATGATTATCTTGAAGTGCATCCAAAGGCCGTTTATGCACACCTTTTAGAGCTTGAACTTGTAAGAGATGAAAAAGCGCTGGAAGAAATCATCAGTAATATTGTAAAACTGGGAGACAAGCTTGGTCTGCCGGTAGTTGCAACAGGAAATGTTCATTACCTGAATCCAAATGATAAAATCTACCGGAAAATCCTTGTTAATTCACAGGGAGGAGCGAATCCGCTGAATCGCCATCAGCTACCGGATGTTCATTTCAGGACTACCAATGAAATGCTTGACGCTTTTTCATTTCTCGGCAAAGACAAAGCGAAGGAAATTGTGGTAGAGAATACGAACAAAATAGCAGATATGATTGAAGAAATAAAGCCGATTAAAGATGATTTGTATACTCCAAAAATTGAAGGCGCAGATGAAGAGATGCGCAGCATGAGTTACGGAATGGCAAGAAGAATCTATGGTGATCCGCTTCCTGAGATTGTTGAGGCGCGCCTTGAAAAAGAACTTAAGAGTATTATCGGACATGGTTTCGCGGTTATCTATCTGATCTCTCATAAACTTGTAAAAAAATCACTGGATGATGGCTATCTGGTTGGTTCCCGTGGATCTGTGGGATCCTCCTTTGTTGCGACTATGACCGAAATAACGGAGGTAAATCCGCTGCCGCCTCATTACGTTTGCCCGGAATGCAAAACATCCGAGTTTTTCAATGACGGGTCAGTGGGCTCCGGCTTCGACCTGCCTGATAAAGATTGCCCGAGCTGTGGAGCTAAATATAAAAAGGATGGACATGATATTCCGTTTGAAACGTTCCTTGGTTTCAAGGGAGATAAGGTTCCCGACATTGACTTGAACTTCTCTGGGGAATACCAGCCAAGAGCCCATAACTATACAAAGGTGCTATTCGGCGAGGATTATGTATATCGTGCGGGAACAATCGGTACTGTTGCCGATAAGACAGCTTATGGTTACGTCAAAGCATACCAGAACGATAATAATCTGCAAATAAGGGGTGCGGAAATTGACAGGCTCGCTTCCGGCTGTACAGGGGTGAAGCGGACAACCGGACAGCATCCGGGCGGTATCATTGTTGTGCCGGATTACATGGATATTTACGACTTTTCGCCAATTCAGTTCCCTGCAGACGACCGGACATCTGAATGGAAAACAACCCATTTCGACTTCCATTCCATTCATGATAATCTATTAAAACTTGATATACTGGGTCATGATGATCCGACTGTTATTAGGATGCTTCAGGACCTGAGCGGAATTGATCCAAAAACCATTCCCACAGATGACCCTGAAGTAATGAAGATTTTCAGCGGGCCGGAATCACTTGGTGTGACTGAAGAGCAAATCATGTGTAAAACCGGAACACTCGGCATACCCGAATTTGGTACGCGCTTTGTCCGCCAGATGCTCGAAGATACGAAGCCGACCACTTTTTCAGAGCTTGTGCAGATTTCAGGTCTTTCTCATGGTACTGATGTTTGGCTCGGAAATGCCCAGGAATTAATCCATAATAATATTTGTAACCTAAGTGAAGTTATCGGCTGCCGTGATGATATAATGGTTTATTTAATCTATCAGGGCCTGGAGCCTGCTTTTGCTTTCAAAATCATGGAATCGGTCCGTAAGGGTAAAGGCCTGAGCGATGAGATGGAAGAGGAAATGAGAAAGAATGAAGTGCCTGAATGGTATATTGATTCCTGTAAAAAGATTAAATACATGTTCCCAAAAGCCCATGCAGCTGCTTACGTATTAATGGCTGTCCGGATTGCGTACTTTAAAGTGCACCATCCGCTTCTTTACTATGCAGCATATTTTACTGTCCGTGCAGAGGACTTTGATGTGGATGCAATGGTAAAAGGATCCCAGGCGATCCGTGCACGCATTGAAGAAATCAATGCAAAGGGACTTGATGCTTCAACAAAAGAAAAGAACCTGCTAACTGTAATGGAACTGGCTCTGGAAATGAATGAAAGGGGCTTTAATTTCCAAAAGGTGGACTTATACCGCTCAAGCGCAAGTGAGTTTATCATTGATGGAGATTCTTTGATACCGCCGTTTAATTCCATTCCGGGCTTGGGTACAAATGCAGCATTTAATATAGTAAAAGCAAGGGGAGAAGGGGAATTCCTCTCGAAGGAAGACCTGCAGCAGCGCGGAAAAGTGTCGAAGACGATTATCGAGTATCTCGATAACCACGGCTGCCTGGAATCCCTTCCGGAACAAAACCAGCTTTCTCTATTCTAAAAATAAGGCCAGCGAATGGTCCAAACCCTTCTGCTGACAGCTATTCCATTTGCATAAAAAAATTGGTTATGGTATAGTTTTATTGGAAATACTAAGAATAACTCTCGCAAAAGGAAGAGTGGGGCAACCCACTCTTTCGTGTTGTGTACGGTTTTTTCTTAATATCGGATCTATGTTAAAACTATATGTTAATTAAGTTTAGCAGAGCCAATTTCTGATTTATTGATTGAAAAACAGCGCTTTAGATTCCAGGAAAAAGGAGGGATATGAATGAGCAAAGTGACTGAAACGGTGGAACAACTGGTCACCCCTATTGTGGATGAACTTAATTTAGAATTAGTCGACATTGAATATGTAAAAGAAGGGAAAGACTGGTTCCTTCGCGTATTTATTGATAAAGAAACTGGTGTTGATATCGAGGAATGCGGAATGGTCAGTGAAAGGCTAAGCGAAAAGCTTGATGCTGAAGATCCGATTCCATACAACTATTTCTTGGAAGTTTCATCGCCGGGAGCTGAACGCCCTCTTAAGAAAGACAGTGATTTTATTAAAGCAGTCGGCAAGAATGTTTACATTAAAACATATGAGCCAATTGATGGTGAAAAGACGTTCGAAGGTGTGTTAACCCAATTTGACGGTGAGACCGTTACGGTAGAAGTCAAAATCAAAACAAGGAAGAAAAATATTGAAATTCCTTATGAGAAGGTAGCAAATGCCCGTTTAGCCGTTGTATTTTAATAACGGCTGATTGCGGGCTTGCTTATTAAGAAAAGCTGAAGCGCCTTGCGCTATTGAAATACAAAATTCACTGCTTGTCTTAATAAGAAAGCGGAATTGCTGCTTTAGCGTTGATCATTTTTTATAAGAGAAATAAAGGGGGATATAAATCTCATGAGCAGTGAACTTTTGGATGCTCTGACATTGCTTGAGAAAGAAAAAGGCATTTCTCGCGATGTGATTATCGAAGCCATTGAAGCTGCATTGGTGTCAGCCTACCGCAGAAACTTTAACCAGGCACAGAATGTGCGCATTGATTTAAACCTAGGGAACGGAACGATGAGAGTCTTTGCCCGCAAAGAGGTAGTGGATGAAGTATTTGATCCGCGTCTTGAGATCTCTGCTGAGGATGCTCAAAAAATCAATCCGAACTACCAGGTGGAAGATGTCGTTGAAATGGAAGTAACACCTAAGGACTTTGGGCGCATCGCTGCCCAGACGGCAAAACAGGTAGTTACACAGCGTGTCCGTGAAGCGGAGAGAGGCATCATTTATTCTGAATTTATCGACCGTGAAGAAGATATTATGACGGGGATTGTTCAGCGTACAGATCCTAAGTTCATCTATGTGAGCCTTGGAAAGATTGAAGCGATCCTTCCGGCGAACGAACAAATGCCAAATGAGCGTTATCAGCCCCATGACCGCATTAAAGTCTTTATTACAAAGGTAGAAAAGACAACAAAAGGTCCACAGATCTTCGTAAGCAGGACCCATCCTGGCCTGCTGAAGAGATTATTTGAGATCGAAGTTCCTGAAATCTATGATGGAACTGTAGAAATCAAATCCGTTGCGCGTGAAGCAGGGGACCGTTCCAAGATCTCGGTTCATTCTGACAATGAAGAAGTTGATCCTGTAGGTTCATGTGTAGGTCCTAAGGGCACACGTGTACAGGCGATAGTCAATGAGCTCAAGGGTGAGAAAATTGATATCGTAAAATGGTCCTCAGATCCTGTAGTATTCGTCGCAAATGCACTAAGTCCTTCAAAGGTGCTTGACGTAATCGTAAATGAAGATGACAAAGCAACAACTGTTGTAGTTCCTGATTATCAGCTTTCACT
It encodes the following:
- the rseP gene encoding RIP metalloprotease RseP, with protein sequence MSTVIAFIVIFGALVFFHELGHLIFAKRAGILCREFAIGFGPKVFSFKKDETVYTIRLLPIGGFVRMAGEDPEMVEIKPGYRIGLILDKNEEVSKIILNNKDKYPDARIVEVEDADIEHTLVIKGYVEGEEDESIQIFKVSRSAVLVEDGTETLIAPYDRQFASKTLGQRTMAIFAGPMMNFVLAFIVFVLIALLQGIPTNEPALGKLTPDGAAYEAGLKEGDMVQSVDGAEISSWSDVVEIIRKNPSEELEFLVERNGQEHTILVTPKVQNVEGEKIGIIGVYSPMEKSPLKAITYGAKETYFWTKEIFVMLGKLVTGQFSIDALSGPVGIYVSTDTVAKSGIYYLMKWAGILSINLGIMNLLPIPALDGGRLMFFAVEAVRGKPIDRHKEGMVHFIGFALLMLLMLVVTWNDIQRFFL
- the dxr gene encoding 1-deoxy-D-xylulose-5-phosphate reductoisomerase, with the protein product MKYISLMGATGSIGIQTLDIIKEHPEDFKLAAMSAGRNIDLARKIISDFQPELVSLSEKSSADILKSEFPGITFTYGHEGLIEVAVYKKSEILVNAVLGSVGLNPTLQAIEEKKTIAIANKETLVTAGHLVMEAAKRNGVPLLPVDSEHSAIFQSLQGEKEKNIERLILTASGGSFRDRSRKELENVTVQEALNHPNWSMGAKITIDSATMMNKGLEVIEAHWLFSMDYNKIDVLLHKESIIHSMVEYHDSSVIAQLGTPDMRVPIQYALTYPDRLPLQTAKRLNLAEIGKLHFAEMDFNRFRCLKFAYEAGKAGGSMPAVLNAANEAAVAAFLDGKITFLQIEDFIERALGSHDIISNPNLTEIQETDLETRRFVSSLL
- the nusA gene encoding transcription termination factor NusA; translation: MSSELLDALTLLEKEKGISRDVIIEAIEAALVSAYRRNFNQAQNVRIDLNLGNGTMRVFARKEVVDEVFDPRLEISAEDAQKINPNYQVEDVVEMEVTPKDFGRIAAQTAKQVVTQRVREAERGIIYSEFIDREEDIMTGIVQRTDPKFIYVSLGKIEAILPANEQMPNERYQPHDRIKVFITKVEKTTKGPQIFVSRTHPGLLKRLFEIEVPEIYDGTVEIKSVAREAGDRSKISVHSDNEEVDPVGSCVGPKGTRVQAIVNELKGEKIDIVKWSSDPVVFVANALSPSKVLDVIVNEDDKATTVVVPDYQLSLAIGKRGQNARLAAKLTGWKIDIKSETDAREAGIYPRDEKLLNFDNDDYENEDYENDADFDFQDELLEEKE
- the rimP gene encoding ribosome maturation factor RimP, with product MSKVTETVEQLVTPIVDELNLELVDIEYVKEGKDWFLRVFIDKETGVDIEECGMVSERLSEKLDAEDPIPYNYFLEVSSPGAERPLKKDSDFIKAVGKNVYIKTYEPIDGEKTFEGVLTQFDGETVTVEVKIKTRKKNIEIPYEKVANARLAVVF
- a CDS encoding PolC-type DNA polymerase III, translated to MSEPSRFQLLLQQMQLTEDAFVQHFHDAQIERVIVERQSRKWHFYFAFPKILPCSVYSRFTDQLEKTFSHIAEISYSISVRNQDFTEQLVLEYWHNCIKEMDGMAPPLLKLLNEQVPSVQGNKLIIKVRNELEGLSIKKKYAGTISDVFQVFGFPALTVDTEISADGSNEEYEKFMEAKRKEDQERGIQAAIEMQKKEAEAESADHTAPKGPLTIGLTIKDDADYRKLIDIVDEERRVAIEGYVFAAETRELRSGRTLLTFKITDYTSSILVKMFSRDKEDAALYQHIQKGMWLKVRGSIQNDTFVRDLVMIGNDINEIKPIQRQDTSPAEEKRVELHLHTPMSQMDAVSSVSALVSQAKKWGHKAVAITDHAVAQSFPEAYGAGKKNDIKILYGIEANLVDDGVPIAYNDAHRKLTEDTYVVFDVETTGLSAVYDTIIELAAVKIHDGEIIDRFESFANPHHPLSATTINLTGITDDLVENAPEVEEVLKKFHEWTGDAVLVAHNASFDMGFLNVGYKKIGIGKAPNPVIDTLELARFLYPDMKNHRLNTLAKKFDVELTQHHRAIYDAEATGYLLLKMLKGAEEKGIEYHDQFNDNMGQGNAYQRARPAHCTLLAQTETGLKNIFKLVSISHMEYFYRVPRIPRSVLQKHREGILVGSGCDKGEVFEGMMQKSPDEVEDTAQFYDYLEVHPKAVYAHLLELELVRDEKALEEIISNIVKLGDKLGLPVVATGNVHYLNPNDKIYRKILVNSQGGANPLNRHQLPDVHFRTTNEMLDAFSFLGKDKAKEIVVENTNKIADMIEEIKPIKDDLYTPKIEGADEEMRSMSYGMARRIYGDPLPEIVEARLEKELKSIIGHGFAVIYLISHKLVKKSLDDGYLVGSRGSVGSSFVATMTEITEVNPLPPHYVCPECKTSEFFNDGSVGSGFDLPDKDCPSCGAKYKKDGHDIPFETFLGFKGDKVPDIDLNFSGEYQPRAHNYTKVLFGEDYVYRAGTIGTVADKTAYGYVKAYQNDNNLQIRGAEIDRLASGCTGVKRTTGQHPGGIIVVPDYMDIYDFSPIQFPADDRTSEWKTTHFDFHSIHDNLLKLDILGHDDPTVIRMLQDLSGIDPKTIPTDDPEVMKIFSGPESLGVTEEQIMCKTGTLGIPEFGTRFVRQMLEDTKPTTFSELVQISGLSHGTDVWLGNAQELIHNNICNLSEVIGCRDDIMVYLIYQGLEPAFAFKIMESVRKGKGLSDEMEEEMRKNEVPEWYIDSCKKIKYMFPKAHAAAYVLMAVRIAYFKVHHPLLYYAAYFTVRAEDFDVDAMVKGSQAIRARIEEINAKGLDASTKEKNLLTVMELALEMNERGFNFQKVDLYRSSASEFIIDGDSLIPPFNSIPGLGTNAAFNIVKARGEGEFLSKEDLQQRGKVSKTIIEYLDNHGCLESLPEQNQLSLF